The sequence GTTCTTCATGCTTAATGAAACTCCTCACCTTGGAGAAAGGCTTCCAGAGAAAGAAGGGACTGGGCAAACTGCTTGTTCCTGTTAATTGAGCCAGATCctgcttttgggggtttttaaaagTCATAATTTTATATCCAGGGCATGTGATGACCTTGCATGTCCCTTGCATGTCCCTGCAGCAATGCAGTCGCAGAACTCAGAAGCTTCCAAGACTGGGCTGTCCCTTCCCATTATAGCACAAATTGCCAGGATATGTTCAGAAAATTTCCATCAAATTTCCTCTGTATTTCACTCCAGCTGTACAAAAACCTTCCTTTAAATGCTCTGAGGTCCCATGAGTTCCTCCACCTTctgggttttgggggtatttgtgTCAAATCCCTAACTGGCGTTTGTGGGGTTTCAGCAGGAGGAATGGAGATGAGAATGGACTGATCCTGCAGCACAACTGGGAATCCCATTCCCcctgtgttgggaaggatgaaagtttgacaagaaagtctcacagatatgtatgcttggcagaaagatttctgaatgtagaatctgacaaaggaatagagatggaagcaagttttgatatagaagaaaagaattactGAGTCTtcctggataaccaaggaggcaaaatgtatgttagttagaagggttttcgtgacttagagcaaaggataaacccacctcaaacaagaagatatttttaccaagcagaaagatagcacaggcaaacaagtcagcaaatgttgcaagtagaaaaaaggcctcagaattttccactgcaagaaaactgaaaaacaacttctagcttaatcTGTAATACAATAACTTTTAGTGACTGAAGAAtaataacatgaatatggtaattatagtagttatgataggctataggtaaaagttaaggtatagattgcctctactgtattaagatgctcagcaaagaaaagtatataatgcaatataaccaaaaccaaagggtctccaggcctgcctgcagctggagctgacagctgtagttgtaggctctgtcacccaccaccctggactgctgtaacctcttggaatagaataaactgcattttggagagctcctGGAATCCCATATccctcatttaggctcttacacCCCTATAGGTCTCGGCTTGCCCAGGGACACCTCACGTTGTTTGGAATACCACGGCTACTGCTTCCACCTGAAATCCTGCCCGGAGCCCTTCGCTGCCTTTGGGACCTGCTACCGGCGCCGCAGGACCTGCTGTGTTGGTACGTGTGGGAACCTGTACAGGAGGGAAATTAAttcatttgggggaaaaatggctGAACTCAGCCAAACAGACTTTGCctccaaatcacagaatcacagaatgggttggtTCGGAAGGAAGTTCAAAGTTCATTTCTTTCcaccccctgctatgggcagagacaccttccactatcccaggttgctccaaggccgtccaacctggccctggacacttccaggtgTGGGTCTAAACCATCTCTTTCCATGTACAAAGAGGGACCTGTGTGTTCCTCCATTGACCTCAGTGTGGAGCCTTTGGGACTGGCCAAAATAAGCCAAAGCTCTACATCCAGCTGGGGAGATAAAATAAAATCTTGGCCCATAGAGAGTTCTCTTTCTGTGGTAAATCTTCCTGTGATTATCTGTTGGGGGACTGCTGGCTGCACCCACCCTTCTGTGCTTAACAGATGACAACTGACCCTGTTATTTTATCTGAATCTTCCCAGAATTGCTTGTTTTTTGTGCTCCTCAATAGATAATCCTCAACATAAATCATCCATGAATATATACTTTAGAAACAACTGTGCTAATCCTGAAGTTCCTCATCAGGATTCCTGATCCAGCATCCTGGCCACAAGTGGATATTTCCTTGCAGTTAGTCTATGTGTGTAAAGTGACCACAACCACATCAtttcattatattatattatattatgttatgttatgttatgttatgttatgttatgttatgttatgttatgttatgttatgttatattatattatattatattatattatattatattatattatattatattatattatattatattatattatatttatattatcctGGATTTTGTGAAATTGCAACTCAGGATTTTTAGATTTAGGCATCCTTGTGTTTAAAAGTCCTTACTGGACTTTTCTCCCCAGGTTAGGAATTCCTTCCATTTCTTTTAAAACCTCATCCTTCACAATTTTATTAAGTACCACCTACTTGAAATGTAGTCATTCTGCATCCATCTTCTTCATAGCTTTACAATATCCCTCCCTCAGTTAATTCTTTTCCAAGCTGGTGGGTCACAAATTCCATCTTTTACAGAAGTGCTGTGATAAGCCCTGAAGTTCCTCTTTGTGTCTTTGCTTTTGGAGACTCCGTAAACACAACCTCCCAACAATTTTTGTGTATGAGATGGTTTGGATGGCTGTGTCAGGTTTCCTGGTTTGACTCAACCCCTCTGAATTGCAGACACCACATCCAACTTCCACATCTGCCAGGATGAGGGGGGCCATTGCGTGCCCCCAGAAATCAGAtgtctgcaggagcaggaggggctcTGCCCTCGCAGGGGATGGAAGTGCTGCACAGAAGCGTGACAAGGACCTCGTGGGACTGCAGAAAACCATGGGAAGGAACAGCCAAGAAGGCAAACAAGTTTTATTCCAAGTGTTGTAAACGTGCCTGCTGTTCTAAACATGCAAAGTGTGTAATTAACTAGAGGTGACATGTGTCTTTATGTAAAGAAGGCAATAAATGCTAAATAAACAGGTTTAACAGTCATTTATTTATGGAAAGAGGCAAAATGTCTCTCTATTACACCCACATGCAGAATTGCACAAAAATTTGCTGTTGTATCCTTGGAAACTCCATCCCCTAATCCTTCTTACCAGCATAATCTTATTTATGTTTGATTTTACACTTGGATGCTTTAGAGGACTGAGGACacttaatcacagaatcattgaggttggaaaagatctccaatgtcttcaagtccaacctgtgactgatTCCCATCTtgtcacacagcccagagcattgTGTTCCATATCCTTGGACTCtccagggagcagctgagggagctgggaaggggctcagcctggagaaaaggaggctcaggagggaccttgtggctctgcacaactcctgacaggaggggacagccagggggggtctGCTCTGCTCctagggaacagggacaggaggagaggaaatggcctcaaactgcaccaggggaggttcaggttggacatcaggaggaatttctgcatggaaagggtggtcaggcattaaaacagggtgcccagggctgtgatggagtccccatccctgagggATTTAAAAGAGAGatagatgtggcatttggggacatgatttagtggtggcttgggagagctggggaatggttggactcgatgaccttGGAGGCATTTTCCAATTTAAATGACTGTATTGCTCTAATTACATTGTTCTGTTTGGGTATGTTTTAGGGAGAAAGGGGCTTTTAATTTTACTCCTTAGCCTGCCAGTTTGAGTTCACGGAGCAGTTTTATTGCCACAGCTGAAGGGACAGCAAACAGCAaggccatgcagggcagctggaacatcACATTTTACAGCCAGAGCTGCACACCCACCGCAGATCTACCTCCATGAGGGGCACTGCTGAACTAACAGCTCTTCCAGCAGCACTGTGTGCTCATCACACTCAGGAACGAAGCCTCCCAAATTCCTTGGAAGccaaagctgggaaaaaaaaccagccaGGTTTCAGCTGGAGAAAATATTCACACGAGCTCAGATTAAAAATTAATCACTCCCAGCCTGCATCCTTCTTCTCCTTGCAGATCATCAGGACTCTTCCCTTTCAGGTTGCTTCCCTCCTCCCTGTCACTTCCAAGGGATTTTGCTCCAGGCAAAGAGCAGAGGATCTCCCTGAGCTTCTTTTTGTTTCTGCTGGAATTCTACCAGCTGCCAAGGAGAGGAATCAGGAAAGCCAGTAACCAGTGAATGTGAAAAAAGTCAACATTGtttggagcagcagagctgggtcagAACGACACAAAAGGGTTTCTCAGCAGCAAATGTTACTTTGAGGACTGGAATATAATTAACTCCTGCCTACTCCTCCCCTCTTCCAGGATGCCATCCAGCATGCCAGCAGCACACAGAGGCTCCTGTGAAATGTCACTCCCAGCCCTGGGATTTTCCAGCAGAGCCAAAGGAATGGGGATCCTCGTGCTTGTTTTCATACTCATGTCCCTGACCCAGCACGGTAAGACCAGGAAGGGCCTGGGGTGGTGAACAGGATATCTGGGAACAGGGATAATCTTTCTTTACTGTGTCATAGGTACTGAGGAAAGGTTTTTTGGGTGAGAGAGTGGGTGAGGTACTTTGGGAAAATTCATTATTTAATCCCTTGGGGGAATACAAAAAAATGAGCAGGGAGGAGGCTGTGAAAATGGGGCACACACTGAGTTAGGAGAAGCCTTGTGCTCTGGGAAAATGTTCCTGCCTTTTCTCAGGCTGCAGTTGCCTCCTTGGCAGGGAGAGGACAGCCCCTCTGACCTCCCATGCACAGCCTTTGCCAACATCCTGCAAAAACAACTCCATGATAAAACATTCCCTGAGGGAGGTTGGCTCAGCAGCTTGGGATTTCTAACAGGGATATCCGAACCTGTCCCTGGGTGTGCTCAAGGTGCCCAGGCTCTCTTGGCTGGCTGGGAACATGGAGAAAAGGAACCCCACTAATTTTATCCATGAATTTGCTGCTCCCTTGTCCAGGAGATGCCTATGGACCTGACAGCTGTAACCAGGGAGGGGGCCTGTGCAGAGTGGGAAGCTGTGCTTCTGGTGAATACCTGGCTCAGTTCTGCTTTGAACCTGTCATTCTCTGCTGCAAAAATCTGTCACCTGCTGCCACAGAGAGGTGAAGGTTTCCAGACGAGCCCCTGCAGCACATGGAGAGCTGCAGGCTCCACTGGCACGGCATGAgcagctgctgggaaggagaTTTTGTGGTTTCTGTGGCTGTGGATTCACTCATGGACTCCTGAACACTTTGGTTTTGCTGTAACCTTTTTAGGAAACATTGTGTGACAAGAAAAAACTGGGGCCACTCATATCTGTGGTCCTTTGGGGACTCTTATTGTTATCTGACATGCCCAGGTGAAAAATTGCCTTTCTGCTTTATCTGAAAACAATAAACCTGAGGTTTaacaaagcagaaagtgcccaCCTGTGAGTCAGCAACGCTGCCAGTGGTGGGATGGCACTGAGCAGGAGTGGCCACAGCATTCCTCACCTCCCCAGAACACCAGGGGGACTCTGTGCCTTTATTTCCCTTCCCAGACAAAACAGCTACAATGGGGAAAGTCGTTTTGGCATCACTTTTGGTGCAAAAGGCATCTGGTTTGACATAAAGGTGAGTGTGGTCTGTGCTTCTCAGGCAGGATCCACCCCCATCCACTTCTcctttccaggcactgccaggttCTCAAGGcagtcatggaatcccagaatggattgggttggaagggacattaaagatcatctcattgccatgggcagggacaccttccactatcccagggtgttcaaaaccctgtccaacctggcctgggacacttccaggcatggggtcTAAGCCGTCCTAAGACGGCTCTTTCCATGTGCAACCTGTGTGTTCCTCCTCTGACATCAGTGTAGAGCCTTTGGGGCTGGACAGAATAACCCAAAGCTCTACGTCCAActggggaaataaaataaaagttttgGCCCATAGAGAGTTCTCTTTCAGTGGTAAATCGTCCTATGATTATCTGTTGGGGGACTGCTTGCTGGACCCACCCTGCTGTGCTTCATAGGTGCCAACTGACCCTGTTATTTTATCTGAATCTTCCCAGAATTGCTTGGTTTTGGTGCTCCTCAATAAATAATCCTCAGCATAAATCATTAGAGATCACCCagtccaaccctctgccatgggcagggacacttcccactatcccaggttgctccaagccctgtccagcctggccgtggacacttccagggatccaggggcagccacagcttctctgggcaccctgtgccagggcctccccaccctcacagggaataatTTTTTCCCCTAAGATCCTAGTTTTACTTGTTTTAAACATGGTGAGGAGGGCATCTGAAAGCTGTGTCCCATTGCCCTGACAGGCTGCCCTCTCCACCCACGGACTGCATTTCTGGTGCAACTCCTTTCCCTTTTGGTCACCCAGCTCCAAGGAAATCAGCCTCTTTGTCCCTCACATCTTTCTTCCTACAAGCTCCCTCAACCTAAATTAATTTTCTGTCCAAATCCCCTCTCACCCCTTCTGTGTCTTTTCAACACAAAACTTTGACACTTCCCTGCCTTTGCCAGCTCCTGGTCTCCCTTTCCAGGTAAAATATTTCTCTCTGGGTCAATCATTTCTGTGAAAGCAAGGAAACAATGATGTAATCAGAGAGCCATGCCAACCAGCTGAGGCACTGGTCAGACAGAGCCAGGGAAAAGTCCTCTCTGGGAGATGAAATTCTTGTTCTGATGAATCAAACAGGAAAATTCCCTCTGACCTCAGCAGGGTCAGGccccactgccagagggatgACAATTCATTCATCCAAGAGCCTCCATTCATCCAAGAACCTCCATTTATCCAAGAGTCTCCATTCACTGATGAGCAGCTCAGTTACTCTCCTCGAGTCATCACTGGCACTCCAGTGATGCCAGTGCtctcctgcagctggatgaaCCCTCAGGAGAGCCAGACAACCCAGAGCAGGCTGTTGGATTGGGAATTGATTCTGAAAAGAGGGACAGGGCTGAATCCAGAGGCAAATTCCTGCCCGTGTCCAGCCCATGCCTCTGACGCACAGGGATGGACGAGGACAGCACGGAAAGGGCTTGGGATCAAGGCACCTCTCCAAAGCAAACAGTTTATTTCTCACATTCATACACGGGGTCCATTGTTCCTGCCCCTCATCTGGGAATGCTCAGCCATCCTGGTTACAGCCTGGTTTTCCAGGAAAATGAGGAGTGGGCTCTTGCAGCTCACCTTGCACGTTTCTCTCATAATCACTGGGCATCCTGACCCTGATATGCTTCAGACCTACTGGCCAGTCCACCAGGAAAGGTGGAAAAGCTCAGTTTATAGGGAATATTGTCCCTCTGGTGCTAATGGGCATGCTCACAGTCATGATCCTGCTGTCCCACTGCTGTGTGTTCCCTTGTTTGCTGATCTGGATGGAAATAACCTTAAAAAACACCAAATCacaacccaacaacaacaacaacaaaaaaaaaaaccccaaaaaacaaaacaaaaacaaaaacaaaaaaccaaaaaccccaaacaaacaaacaaacaaacaaacagaaaccatacacacacacacacacaaaaaaaaaaaaacccacattaaaaaaaaaaaaaaaaaccaaacagaaaaaaacccaaaaatccatcATTATTTCTGCCCAATGGATAAGATGAACTGAATTCCCTTCCAGTCTTACAGAGAGGGAGGAGAGAGAAACCACCAAGGACAGGGTGGATGAATGGCACTTCCAGACTTTATAAAACTCTTTCTTGATGTAGTTTCTTTACCCCTGAACTCACCTGGGGCaaagcagccagctcagctcatggggagTTGTCACTATATGACATGAAACAACACAACACGGACACATTGCTGTTCTTAAGGTAAAAAGGGAAGTtcattttctgactctaacatttatagatttccaaaagtgacagtggattggaaggtgacagtgccacctctccaatgacattggacaaaccaacagcccatcaaatttctcctcctccataaaagaatgcaaaacaataaggtattaacagaaagtgtgtgagaaagtttgttacaagaatgtaaacttGAGAgtgcttagaaaatcttaaaaaatcagggtgacagggAGTTGCTTGAACAGCAGCATGAGCTGCTTTGGTGTAAGTGTatcacagggaatgctgctcagATTAATCAAACCCTAGCTGGAGTACCCTGTAAccctggggaggaggaagaatcataaaatcatcacagaatcccaggatggtttgggttggaagggaccttaaagatcatccagttccgaCACCCTGCCATGGTCAGGTGAAAGCCAAATTAAGAAGAAGATTTTAGTAAGAAATTATTGATTGAGCTTTGAACTCCAGCTGTCTGTGCCTGATAGAGCTCTGAAAAAGGTTCTTTAGTACTACCTCAGCACACCTATACCTAAAGGAGATGCAAAAATCATCCAGACATTTTGGGATGTTTATTTGGGATCTCTGCAGccacacagagccaggacagaGCTCTACCTTCGTGCCAGCTCTGTCAGCCAGCACAAGCCTCCTGCATAACTGGGGATTTCAGTCCATCAAAGCACGGCATGGATTCCCTCAGCAGGATTTGTTTGCTGTTCCCAGGCAACAGGCCAGTGTTTGTTTGGCAGAGAGAGCCAAATCCTCCTCTCCTGCCCTAAAAACGTCCCTGTGATGTGCAATCAggagcaggatggggctgggtgGGCTCCTGCTTGGGGAAGATGAGGCGCCACAGCCGTGGGCAGCCCCTTGGATCCAGGGTGTCCCTCACATCCCTGCCACACAAACCAGTGCAACCCCCTGCGTGCCCAGATCTTCCTACATAAAGAGAAAAGGGGTCACATTCCAACATTCCACCCTCTCACCTGGAGCTCTTCCCAGTCCTGTGGGGTGAAAGGAAtcacctgagcacagcccagctccagggtATGCTGGGGAGATAAGACAGGCCAGGATACTGAGGCTGCTCCTACACGAGTAAACCAAATCACATGAGGCTCAGAAGTCAATGGCTGCTCAAATGTGCTGCCAGAAAATGAACTGTTTTCCCCTCTGTTCCTTGGCACGGTTTGGAGGTG comes from Melospiza melodia melodia isolate bMelMel2 chromosome 3, bMelMel2.pri, whole genome shotgun sequence and encodes:
- the LOC134416633 gene encoding gallinacin-11-like, which gives rise to MKLFSCLMALLLFLLQAVPGLGLPRDTSRCLEYHGYCFHLKSCPEPFAAFGTCYRRRRTCCVDTTSNFHICQDEGGHCVPPEIRCLQEQEGLCPRRGWKCCTEA
- the LOC134416476 gene encoding gallinacin-12-like → MPSSMPAAHRGSCEMSLPALGFSSRAKGMGILVLVFILMSLTQHGDAYGPDSCNQGGGLCRVGSCASGEYLAQFCFEPVILCCKNLSPAATER